From Plectropomus leopardus isolate mb chromosome 17, YSFRI_Pleo_2.0, whole genome shotgun sequence, a single genomic window includes:
- the rundc1 gene encoding RUN domain-containing protein 1 isoform X1 has translation MSTEELSASDSEAVLAGAGERWAPVGAVASPEDESRGGSAGQPKQRSSSSATEEDMSARLEKLKEEQELLNSSLLALTSHFAQVQFRLKQIVHAQTEEKERMLAELEEFAFRGCPHVVGCRAQDAKQLENSGDLSEREKRERLEAQREKQKDLIFQLKTQLDDLERFAYQEGSYDSLPQSVVMERQKVIIDELIKKLDVNLNEDIGNLSPEELRQRVDAAIAQIVNPARVKEQLVDQLKTQIRDLEMFINFIQDEVGNPLLSDGGHSQQPQAAGTNARGPGVKKKVDPEQAQKMRETGLQLIQKALAVLQIFAASQFGCAPGHVPQNMWSQESGGQDYGPLLQRLEAAVDKVRVLGSCRQPSFEHVVNYTSNSALGPRDELTSLVRKELAIALKDLLAHGLFSPSQTMSLVLAPISCLLPYRPAPQTMHPWELFVKFYHSKNGKAFVETPARQLSHSFSLPVGGGPVTITPKQSLLWAIHTVLKEHGRYKRGPDTEFKALVCMALNEQRLVSWLNLLCKSGTLIHPHYQAWSYMAQTGFEGALRILGRISHLKFNLPVDLAVRQLKNIKDAF, from the exons ATGTCCACCGAGGAGCTGTCAGCCTCGGACAGCGAGGCTGTCCTCGCCGGCGCGGGGGAGCGATGGGCACCGGTCGGCGCTGTGGCCAGTCCCGAGGATGAGAGCAGGGGCGGGAGCGCTGGCCAGCCGAAGCAGAGAAGCTCGTCCTCGGCCACTGAGGAGGACATGTCCGCTAGGCTGGAGAAACTAAAAGAGGAGCAGGAGCTGCTGAACTCCTCCCTCCTCGCCCTCACCTCTCACTTTGCCCAGGTTCAGTTCCGTCTGAAGCAGATAGTTCACGCCCAGAccgaggagaaggagaggatgCTGGCCGAGCTGGAGGAGTTCGCTTTCAGGGGCTGCCCGCATGTGGTGGGCTGCCGAGCTCAGGACGCCAAACAGCTGGAGAACTCG GGTGATCTG agtgagagggagaagagagaacGTCTGGAGGCTCAGAGGGAAAAACAGAAGGATCTCATTTTCCAGCTGAAGACACAGCTGGATGATCTGGAGCGCTTCGCCTATCAGGAGGGCAGCTATGACTCGCTGCCGCAGTCTGTTGTCATGGAGAGGCAGAAG gtcatCATTGATGAGTTGATCAAAAAGCTGGATGTTAACCTGAACGAGGACATTGGGAACTTGTCGCCCGAGGAGCTGAGACAGAGAGTGGACGCTGCCATTGCTCAGATAGTGAACCCAGCCAGGGTCAAAGAGCAGCTGGTGGATCAACTTAAAACCCAGATCAGAGACCTGGAGATGTTCATCAACTTCATCCAGG ATGAAGTGGGGAACCCCCTCCTATCAGATGGTGGACACAGCCAGCAGCCACAAGCAGCCGGGACTAATGCCCGAGGTCCAGGAGTGAAGAAGAAAG TGGACCCAGAGCAGGCCCAGAAGATGCGAGAGACCGGCCTGCAGCTGATCCAGAAGGCCCTCGCCGTGCTGCAGATCTTCGCTGCCAGCCAGTTCGGCTGCGCTCCTGGCCACGTTCCTCAGAACATGTGGTCTCAGGAGTCCGGGGGACAGGACTACGGACCCCTGCTGCAGCGTCTGGAGGCTGCTGTTGACAAGGTGCGAGTGCTGGGCTCATGCAGACAGCCCTCCTTCGAACATGTCGTCAACTACACCAGCAACTCGGCACTGGGACCCCGAGACGAGCTGACTTCGTTGGTGAGGAAGGAGCTGGCGATTGCTCTGAAAGACTTGTTGGCTCATGgcctcttctctccctcccagACCATGAGCCTGGTGCTGGCACCCATCTCCTGCCTGCTGCCTTACAGACCAGCTCCACAGACCATGCACCCATGGGAACTCTTTGTGAAATTCTATCACTCCAAAAACGGGAAGGCTTTTGTGGAGACGCCAGCTCGCCAGCTGTCACATTCGTTCAGCCTGCCTGTAGGGGGCGGCCCCGTGACCATCACCCCGAAACAATCTCTGCTGTGGGCCATACACACTGTGCTGAAGGAGCACGGACGCTACAAACGGGGACCGGACACAGAGTTTAAAGCTCTGGTGTGCATGGCCCTGAACGAGCAGCGGCTGGTGTCGTGGCTCAACCTGCTGTGTAAGTCTGGGACTCTGATTCACCCACACTACCAGGCCTGGAGTTACATGGCCCAGACCGGCTTTGAAGGAGCCCTGCGAATCCTGGGCCGCATCAGCCACCTCAAATTCAACCTTCCAGTGGACCTGGCTGTCCGGCAGCTCAAGAACATTAAAGATGCTTTTTGA
- the rundc1 gene encoding RUN domain-containing protein 1 isoform X2 encodes MSTEELSASDSEAVLAGAGERWAPVGAVASPEDESRGGSAGQPKQRSSSSATEEDMSARLEKLKEEQELLNSSLLALTSHFAQVQFRLKQIVHAQTEEKERMLAELEEFAFRGCPHVVGCRAQDAKQLENSSEREKRERLEAQREKQKDLIFQLKTQLDDLERFAYQEGSYDSLPQSVVMERQKVIIDELIKKLDVNLNEDIGNLSPEELRQRVDAAIAQIVNPARVKEQLVDQLKTQIRDLEMFINFIQDEVGNPLLSDGGHSQQPQAAGTNARGPGVKKKVDPEQAQKMRETGLQLIQKALAVLQIFAASQFGCAPGHVPQNMWSQESGGQDYGPLLQRLEAAVDKVRVLGSCRQPSFEHVVNYTSNSALGPRDELTSLVRKELAIALKDLLAHGLFSPSQTMSLVLAPISCLLPYRPAPQTMHPWELFVKFYHSKNGKAFVETPARQLSHSFSLPVGGGPVTITPKQSLLWAIHTVLKEHGRYKRGPDTEFKALVCMALNEQRLVSWLNLLCKSGTLIHPHYQAWSYMAQTGFEGALRILGRISHLKFNLPVDLAVRQLKNIKDAF; translated from the exons ATGTCCACCGAGGAGCTGTCAGCCTCGGACAGCGAGGCTGTCCTCGCCGGCGCGGGGGAGCGATGGGCACCGGTCGGCGCTGTGGCCAGTCCCGAGGATGAGAGCAGGGGCGGGAGCGCTGGCCAGCCGAAGCAGAGAAGCTCGTCCTCGGCCACTGAGGAGGACATGTCCGCTAGGCTGGAGAAACTAAAAGAGGAGCAGGAGCTGCTGAACTCCTCCCTCCTCGCCCTCACCTCTCACTTTGCCCAGGTTCAGTTCCGTCTGAAGCAGATAGTTCACGCCCAGAccgaggagaaggagaggatgCTGGCCGAGCTGGAGGAGTTCGCTTTCAGGGGCTGCCCGCATGTGGTGGGCTGCCGAGCTCAGGACGCCAAACAGCTGGAGAACTCG agtgagagggagaagagagaacGTCTGGAGGCTCAGAGGGAAAAACAGAAGGATCTCATTTTCCAGCTGAAGACACAGCTGGATGATCTGGAGCGCTTCGCCTATCAGGAGGGCAGCTATGACTCGCTGCCGCAGTCTGTTGTCATGGAGAGGCAGAAG gtcatCATTGATGAGTTGATCAAAAAGCTGGATGTTAACCTGAACGAGGACATTGGGAACTTGTCGCCCGAGGAGCTGAGACAGAGAGTGGACGCTGCCATTGCTCAGATAGTGAACCCAGCCAGGGTCAAAGAGCAGCTGGTGGATCAACTTAAAACCCAGATCAGAGACCTGGAGATGTTCATCAACTTCATCCAGG ATGAAGTGGGGAACCCCCTCCTATCAGATGGTGGACACAGCCAGCAGCCACAAGCAGCCGGGACTAATGCCCGAGGTCCAGGAGTGAAGAAGAAAG TGGACCCAGAGCAGGCCCAGAAGATGCGAGAGACCGGCCTGCAGCTGATCCAGAAGGCCCTCGCCGTGCTGCAGATCTTCGCTGCCAGCCAGTTCGGCTGCGCTCCTGGCCACGTTCCTCAGAACATGTGGTCTCAGGAGTCCGGGGGACAGGACTACGGACCCCTGCTGCAGCGTCTGGAGGCTGCTGTTGACAAGGTGCGAGTGCTGGGCTCATGCAGACAGCCCTCCTTCGAACATGTCGTCAACTACACCAGCAACTCGGCACTGGGACCCCGAGACGAGCTGACTTCGTTGGTGAGGAAGGAGCTGGCGATTGCTCTGAAAGACTTGTTGGCTCATGgcctcttctctccctcccagACCATGAGCCTGGTGCTGGCACCCATCTCCTGCCTGCTGCCTTACAGACCAGCTCCACAGACCATGCACCCATGGGAACTCTTTGTGAAATTCTATCACTCCAAAAACGGGAAGGCTTTTGTGGAGACGCCAGCTCGCCAGCTGTCACATTCGTTCAGCCTGCCTGTAGGGGGCGGCCCCGTGACCATCACCCCGAAACAATCTCTGCTGTGGGCCATACACACTGTGCTGAAGGAGCACGGACGCTACAAACGGGGACCGGACACAGAGTTTAAAGCTCTGGTGTGCATGGCCCTGAACGAGCAGCGGCTGGTGTCGTGGCTCAACCTGCTGTGTAAGTCTGGGACTCTGATTCACCCACACTACCAGGCCTGGAGTTACATGGCCCAGACCGGCTTTGAAGGAGCCCTGCGAATCCTGGGCCGCATCAGCCACCTCAAATTCAACCTTCCAGTGGACCTGGCTGTCCGGCAGCTCAAGAACATTAAAGATGCTTTTTGA
- the rpl27 gene encoding 60S ribosomal protein L27 encodes MGKFMKPGKVVMVLAGRYAGRKAVIVKNIDDGTTDRPYSHALVAGIDRYPRKVTTTMGKKKIAKRSKIKAFVKVFNYNHLMPTRYSVDIPLDKTVVNKDVFRDPALKRKARREAKVKFEERYKTGKNKWFFQKLRF; translated from the exons ATGGGCAAGTTCATGAAGCCTGGGAAGGTGGTGATGGTCCTAGCTGGACGCTACGCCGGTCGCAAAGCTGTCATCGTCAAG aacattgaTGATGGCACAACCGACCGTCCTTACAGCCACGCTCTGGTCGCAGGCATCGACCGCTATCCCCGCAAGGTGACCACCACCATGGGCAAGAAGAAGATCGCCAAGAGGTCCAAGATCAAGGCCTTCGTCAAGGTGTTCAACTACAACCACCTCATGCCCACAAG ATACTCTGTGGATATTCCTCTGGACAAAACTGTTGTCAACAAGGACGTCTTCAGGGATCCTGCTCTCAAACGTAAAGCCAGGCGGGAGGCCAAGGTCAAGTTTGAGGAGAG gtACAAGACGGGCAAGAACAAGTGGTTCTTCCAGAAGCTCAGATTCTAA
- the ifi35 gene encoding interferon-induced protein 35 isoform X1 → MSTQHRSSTGDFFTMSSDEDFSMEVEQPQPSEETLEGIKALIDNYKKVHEQLIQEQKELIITRDERREMTQKFKQRSVKLTRDLEEDKRRYQKCIEDEKAKLNFMKQEKIQLLREIQEVEEALKEEEAIKEHLKQQTDVFTAVPEKKVVFMGLTGEATDAQTFEMKPRIIYPMEGGTALITFEEDIVARKILDMKQLQVDLGSECRITVEARPVQLMMPQLVEIDTEVSPQQILISNLPKMDTETLLNKLEIHFSKRKHGGGEVDRCEMLPDSGTVVLTFVEKHIARGLTDTEHHEVELQQKKKHTVRVTPFLSGKITNLKTKMSVCPRTVLLTGIPTIMERETLQDLLEIHFQKSSNGGGEIEAFLYNPLGQHTSALFESVSTGSEEE, encoded by the exons ATGAGTACTCAGCACAGATCGTCGACTGGAG ACTTCTTCACTATGTCGTCAGATGAG gATTTTTCTATGGAGGTGGAGCAACCACAACCATCTGAGGAGACGTTGGAGGGAATCAAAGCTTTAATCGACAACTACAAG aaagtACATGAACAGCTGATCCAGGAGCAGAAGGAGCTGATTATTACAAGAGATGAACGGCGGGAAATGACTCAGAAGTTTAAGCAGCGCTCAGTCAAACTGACCAGGGATCTGGAAGAGGACAAGCGCAGATACCAAAAGTGCATTGAAGATGAGAAG GCTAAGTTGAACTTTATGAAGCAGGAGAAGATCCAACTGCTGAGGGAGATCCAGGAAGTGGAGGAAGctctgaaggaggaggaggccatAAAGGAGCACCTGAAGCAGCAGACTGAC GTGTTCACTGCTGTGCCAGAGAAGAAGGTCGTCTTCATGGGGTTGACAGGAGAAGCAACTGACGCACAAACGTTTGAAATGAAGCCACGGATAATTTACCCCATGGAGGGTGGGACAGCGCTGATTACATTTGAGGAAGACATAG TGGCCAGAAAGATCCTGGACATGAAGCAGCTTCAGGTGGATCTGGGATCAGAGTGCAGGATCACCGTGGAGGCCCGGCCAGTTCAGCTCATGATGCCCCAGCTGGTGGAG ATAGACACTGAGGTGAGTCCTCAGCAGATTTTAATATCCAACCTGCCAAAGATGGACACCGAGACGCTGCTGAACAAGCTGGAGATCCACTTCTCTAAGAGAAAACACGGAGGCGGAGAGGTGGACAGATGTGAAATGCTGCCTGATTCTGGGACTGTGGTCCTCACGTTTGTGGAGAAACACA TTGCCCGAGGTTTGACGGATACAGAGCATCATGAGGTGGAGCtacaacagaagaagaagcacaCAGTGAGGGTGACTCCTTTTCTCAGCGGAAAGATCACAAACTTAAAG ACTAAGATGTCTGTGTGTCCTCGGACGGTGCTGCTGACGGGAATCCCCACCATCATGGAGCGAGAGACCCTGCAGGATCTGCTGGAAATCCACttccagaaaagcagcaacgGCGGTGGAGAGATCGAAGCCTTCCTCTACAACCCGCTGGGTCAGCACACCTCGGCCCTGTTCGAGAGTGTCTCCACAGGCTCGGAGGAGGAGTAA
- the ifi35 gene encoding interferon-induced protein 35 isoform X2, producing the protein MSSDEDFSMEVEQPQPSEETLEGIKALIDNYKKVHEQLIQEQKELIITRDERREMTQKFKQRSVKLTRDLEEDKRRYQKCIEDEKAKLNFMKQEKIQLLREIQEVEEALKEEEAIKEHLKQQTDVFTAVPEKKVVFMGLTGEATDAQTFEMKPRIIYPMEGGTALITFEEDIVARKILDMKQLQVDLGSECRITVEARPVQLMMPQLVEIDTEVSPQQILISNLPKMDTETLLNKLEIHFSKRKHGGGEVDRCEMLPDSGTVVLTFVEKHIARGLTDTEHHEVELQQKKKHTVRVTPFLSGKITNLKTKMSVCPRTVLLTGIPTIMERETLQDLLEIHFQKSSNGGGEIEAFLYNPLGQHTSALFESVSTGSEEE; encoded by the exons ATGTCGTCAGATGAG gATTTTTCTATGGAGGTGGAGCAACCACAACCATCTGAGGAGACGTTGGAGGGAATCAAAGCTTTAATCGACAACTACAAG aaagtACATGAACAGCTGATCCAGGAGCAGAAGGAGCTGATTATTACAAGAGATGAACGGCGGGAAATGACTCAGAAGTTTAAGCAGCGCTCAGTCAAACTGACCAGGGATCTGGAAGAGGACAAGCGCAGATACCAAAAGTGCATTGAAGATGAGAAG GCTAAGTTGAACTTTATGAAGCAGGAGAAGATCCAACTGCTGAGGGAGATCCAGGAAGTGGAGGAAGctctgaaggaggaggaggccatAAAGGAGCACCTGAAGCAGCAGACTGAC GTGTTCACTGCTGTGCCAGAGAAGAAGGTCGTCTTCATGGGGTTGACAGGAGAAGCAACTGACGCACAAACGTTTGAAATGAAGCCACGGATAATTTACCCCATGGAGGGTGGGACAGCGCTGATTACATTTGAGGAAGACATAG TGGCCAGAAAGATCCTGGACATGAAGCAGCTTCAGGTGGATCTGGGATCAGAGTGCAGGATCACCGTGGAGGCCCGGCCAGTTCAGCTCATGATGCCCCAGCTGGTGGAG ATAGACACTGAGGTGAGTCCTCAGCAGATTTTAATATCCAACCTGCCAAAGATGGACACCGAGACGCTGCTGAACAAGCTGGAGATCCACTTCTCTAAGAGAAAACACGGAGGCGGAGAGGTGGACAGATGTGAAATGCTGCCTGATTCTGGGACTGTGGTCCTCACGTTTGTGGAGAAACACA TTGCCCGAGGTTTGACGGATACAGAGCATCATGAGGTGGAGCtacaacagaagaagaagcacaCAGTGAGGGTGACTCCTTTTCTCAGCGGAAAGATCACAAACTTAAAG ACTAAGATGTCTGTGTGTCCTCGGACGGTGCTGCTGACGGGAATCCCCACCATCATGGAGCGAGAGACCCTGCAGGATCTGCTGGAAATCCACttccagaaaagcagcaacgGCGGTGGAGAGATCGAAGCCTTCCTCTACAACCCGCTGGGTCAGCACACCTCGGCCCTGTTCGAGAGTGTCTCCACAGGCTCGGAGGAGGAGTAA
- the ifi35 gene encoding interferon-induced protein 35 isoform X3 produces MEVEQPQPSEETLEGIKALIDNYKKVHEQLIQEQKELIITRDERREMTQKFKQRSVKLTRDLEEDKRRYQKCIEDEKAKLNFMKQEKIQLLREIQEVEEALKEEEAIKEHLKQQTDVFTAVPEKKVVFMGLTGEATDAQTFEMKPRIIYPMEGGTALITFEEDIVARKILDMKQLQVDLGSECRITVEARPVQLMMPQLVEIDTEVSPQQILISNLPKMDTETLLNKLEIHFSKRKHGGGEVDRCEMLPDSGTVVLTFVEKHIARGLTDTEHHEVELQQKKKHTVRVTPFLSGKITNLKTKMSVCPRTVLLTGIPTIMERETLQDLLEIHFQKSSNGGGEIEAFLYNPLGQHTSALFESVSTGSEEE; encoded by the exons ATGGAGGTGGAGCAACCACAACCATCTGAGGAGACGTTGGAGGGAATCAAAGCTTTAATCGACAACTACAAG aaagtACATGAACAGCTGATCCAGGAGCAGAAGGAGCTGATTATTACAAGAGATGAACGGCGGGAAATGACTCAGAAGTTTAAGCAGCGCTCAGTCAAACTGACCAGGGATCTGGAAGAGGACAAGCGCAGATACCAAAAGTGCATTGAAGATGAGAAG GCTAAGTTGAACTTTATGAAGCAGGAGAAGATCCAACTGCTGAGGGAGATCCAGGAAGTGGAGGAAGctctgaaggaggaggaggccatAAAGGAGCACCTGAAGCAGCAGACTGAC GTGTTCACTGCTGTGCCAGAGAAGAAGGTCGTCTTCATGGGGTTGACAGGAGAAGCAACTGACGCACAAACGTTTGAAATGAAGCCACGGATAATTTACCCCATGGAGGGTGGGACAGCGCTGATTACATTTGAGGAAGACATAG TGGCCAGAAAGATCCTGGACATGAAGCAGCTTCAGGTGGATCTGGGATCAGAGTGCAGGATCACCGTGGAGGCCCGGCCAGTTCAGCTCATGATGCCCCAGCTGGTGGAG ATAGACACTGAGGTGAGTCCTCAGCAGATTTTAATATCCAACCTGCCAAAGATGGACACCGAGACGCTGCTGAACAAGCTGGAGATCCACTTCTCTAAGAGAAAACACGGAGGCGGAGAGGTGGACAGATGTGAAATGCTGCCTGATTCTGGGACTGTGGTCCTCACGTTTGTGGAGAAACACA TTGCCCGAGGTTTGACGGATACAGAGCATCATGAGGTGGAGCtacaacagaagaagaagcacaCAGTGAGGGTGACTCCTTTTCTCAGCGGAAAGATCACAAACTTAAAG ACTAAGATGTCTGTGTGTCCTCGGACGGTGCTGCTGACGGGAATCCCCACCATCATGGAGCGAGAGACCCTGCAGGATCTGCTGGAAATCCACttccagaaaagcagcaacgGCGGTGGAGAGATCGAAGCCTTCCTCTACAACCCGCTGGGTCAGCACACCTCGGCCCTGTTCGAGAGTGTCTCCACAGGCTCGGAGGAGGAGTAA